From one Trueperella pyogenes genomic stretch:
- a CDS encoding DedA family protein: MGIFTALASGDNLTGIAAWAVSIMESLGGLGVAFLIAVENLFPPLPSEIILPLAGFTASQGTSFNLAEAIIWATAGSLVGAWALYGIARIIGRERTRAIFNWLPLVKISDVDKTEAWFHKHDQSTVFFGRMLPIFRSLISLPAGVIKMNFLKFTVLTTLGAAIWNATLIGAGYILGENWHLVDDYVGILSKIVLVAILALLLWWVVRRLRKTPRE; encoded by the coding sequence ATGGGAATTTTTACTGCACTGGCATCCGGTGACAATCTGACGGGAATCGCGGCGTGGGCCGTGTCGATTATGGAATCACTTGGCGGGCTCGGCGTCGCATTCCTGATCGCGGTAGAGAACCTTTTCCCGCCCCTGCCCTCGGAAATCATTCTGCCGCTGGCGGGGTTCACGGCCTCGCAGGGCACGTCCTTTAACCTGGCCGAGGCGATCATCTGGGCGACGGCCGGCTCGCTCGTCGGCGCCTGGGCGTTGTACGGGATCGCCCGCATTATCGGCCGCGAGCGCACCCGCGCCATCTTCAACTGGCTGCCGTTGGTGAAGATCTCGGACGTGGACAAGACTGAGGCCTGGTTTCACAAGCACGATCAGTCCACCGTGTTTTTCGGCCGCATGCTGCCGATTTTCCGTTCGCTGATCTCGTTGCCCGCGGGCGTCATTAAGATGAATTTCCTTAAGTTCACGGTCCTGACCACGTTGGGCGCCGCGATCTGGAACGCCACCCTGATCGGTGCGGGCTATATCTTGGGCGAAAACTGGCATCTGGTTGATGACTACGTGGGCATCTTGTCCAAGATCGTCCTCGTCGCAATCCTCGCTCTCTTGCTGTGGTGGGTGGTCCGCCGCCTGCGCAAAACTCCACGGGAGTAG